In Sulfurimonas sp. hsl 1-7, the DNA window ATAATAGATGTGATCGTAACGATTGCAATAAAGTAATATAAAGAGTACTCTTGCACTTCAATCAGGGGTTTTATATCGTGGAGCGGTATATCGTAAGTATTGTCTAGTTTATCCATCACTATCTCCCCTCAAAAACACGTCTGAGTGCTACACCCACACTGTCATCTGTATAGATCTTTGTAAAACGAATCTGTTGTTTTCTCAGTGCTTCATACAGCTTTCTGTCGTGAGCATGCACTCTTTTTGCATACTCATTTACACTTGCTTTATTAAAGTCACCCTCAAGCACCGCTCCGCTTTCTGGATCCACCAAAGAGGCAAATCCCATTTCAGGCGGTTTCTCCTCTAAATGATCACGTACAATAACTGCTACCACTTCATGTTTTTTAGCTAGAACTCGAAAATCGGGAATCTCAAAAAAATCTCCGATCACAATAATCAAAGATTTTCTTTTTATCCGTTTAAATAGGGTCTGGGCAAGATTATCATAATCCGCTTTTTGATTTAAAGGGTCAAACTCCAAGATCTCTTCAACTGCACGATGCACCTGAAACACTTTTTTACTCGGTTTAAGATGGGAGATTAATCTATCGCTAAAGTTATAGTTGGTTAAGAGATCGCCGTTTTTAATTACAGAGAAACTCAGCAGTGCTACAAGTTCTGCGATCACATCTTGTTTAAAGCGTTTTGAACCGAAATGGATACTTCCGTTGAGCATCGTTGCAACGACAACATTAAGTTCCCTCTCTTCGCGAAAGATCTTGATATAAGGACGCTGCATCTTAGCAGTGATATTCCAGTCTATATGACGAATATCATCTCCGGCCATATACTCTCGCAGCTCTATAAAGTCATACCCCTCCCCTTGAAAGATAGAGGGATTGTTTCCAACCATCTCCGAAAACACTTGACGACGAGCTTTTACTAAGATCTTTTGTAGTTTAGACAACGTATGACCCCTTATGGAATAGGAACTATCTCAAGAACTTTTTGGATAATTTCATCCGTTGTTACACCGTCAGCTTCCGCTTCATATGTTAAAACAATACGGTGTCTCATCAACTCTTTTACGATGTAAGCAACATCTACAGGTGTTACGTAATCTTTTCCGCGCATAAATGCCATCGCTTTTACAGCTTTGAACATATCGATACTAACCCTTGGAGATGCACCGAACTGGATAAAATCTTTAATCTCTTCAAGTCCATACTCTTCAGGATTTCTAGTAGCTGAGATAAGCTCGATCATATACTTCTCAACCTCTTCATCCACATGGATATTTTTGATAGCTTGTTTAATTTCTGCAATCTCGTCTTTATTTAAAACCGCTTCGATAGTCTCAAAGTTTCCGGCTGATATACGTCTAGCTATCTCTAACTCTTCCTCTTTTGTGTTGTATCCAACAATAAGTTTTAGCATAAATCTGTCTAACTGCGCTTCTGGAAGTTGGTAAACACCCTCCTGTTCAACAGGGTTTTGTGTAGCCATTACGAAAAACGGCAGATCGAGTTTAAAAGATGTATCGCCAATCGTCACCTGCTTTTCCTGCATCACTTCAAGTAGAGCCGACTGTACTTTTGCAGGTGCACGGTTGATCTCATCTGCAAGTAAAAGGTTTGTAAAGATTGGACCTTTTTTAATTTTAAACTGATTGTTTTGAGGATCATATATCTCAGCGCCTAAAATATCTGACGGTAATAGATCGGGGGTAAACTGTGCACGTTTAAAGTCTAAACCTAAAGCTTTTGACAGTGCATTTACGGTTGTTGTCTTTGCAAGACCGGGAACACCTTCTATTAGGATATGCCCTTCACATAAAAGTGCTATTAAAAGAGAGTCGATCATTTTCTCTTGACCCACTACAACTTTTGCAACCTCTTTTTTAACTTCTTCAATCTTACTTATCATACTTACCCTACCTAATTTATATAAAGTACTGTAAGTATAATCGTTTGAGGTAAATAATTTCTAAATATTGATATTTAATACTTTATCAATTCCATCTTTTTGAATTTTATCATTCAATTGTCTTACTAAATCCTGAATTGCAACATCATATCCCTGTGAAGACTGTCCCACTAAATGAAAGACATTTGATGCAACATTTGCACCTTTATAGTTGCTTGTTACAATACGAAGTTCTGCCCTAGCTAAAGTAAATCCATAAGCATTTGCCTTCGTTACTGAAGTATTTATAGCAATTTTATAGTGCATCTTTGAACTTGCGGTATTCACTTTAAAATTTCTTTTACTTAGTGCTTTTGCTATTGGTGCTTTTAAGTTTGCTATATTTGATACTACCGAAAAACTAATATTTGACTGATAATATCTGTATTTTTTATTTACGCTATTGAGTGTTTGTAAATAAACTTCCGAATTAAAACGGTTATCTAACTCTTTCATCACAACTAAAGTATGTGGTAAATTTTCTAACTCTTTTTGTAGTTTTTTGTAAAACAGATACTTTCCAAGAGCATCATCACCCAAGTTTTTTTCATTTGCCTTAGCGAGTGCAATCGTTTGATCTATCTCATGTTTTAAACTTCCAAATAGTTTTTGCTTATCTGATTTAATTAAAACTGCATATTTTCTAAAACCTAAACTTTTTGCCTGAATCACTTCATAGTTACTGATTCTTATCTTTTTTACATCTGAAGATATATCGGATTTGTAAACACCCTCATGAGAGTTAACACTCCCCTCTCTTACTGTTGTTTTTGCATTATAGCTTGAAGAGATCGAAATGCTTAAAGTTGAAGCCATATAGTTTAAAGCATTTGCTATCGCTTCTTCTTTATTTTTCCCTTCACCTATCGCATATAGTGTTGCGCTGTTTGAAAGAGGTGGGTTTTGATACCATCCCGGGAGCTCTTGTTTTATGAGGACCTGAGGCTCTTTTGTTGCACCACATCCGCTAAGGAGAAAAATTAAAATTAAAGGAAGGAAATAGAGGATTCTCATCTGTTTATTTGCTCCATTGAACGTTGACGTTTTTCTATTAAAGTATCTATTCTGACAATTGCCGTGTTGATCTCTTTAATAGGCTCAATCATCAAGTTATCCGCATAACCGTAATACTCTTTTGCCTCTTTGTATTTTCCTTGTGCTTCTTTTATAACGCCTAAGTTATAAAAAGGGACATAACTTTTTTGATTTGTCGAGTCTATAAGCTGTGTTAAAAGCTGTTCCGCTTTATCATATCTTCCTTGCTCGATATACTCTAAAGAGACCTCTAAAAGTTTTTCATCTCTATCACTGTATTCTATATCAGGCTCCTCTAACAATACCACGTTAAAACGTCTATAATGAGGGGTTAATTTATATGTAAATGCATCAGCTATAGAATTTGCCAACGATTGTCCGGACATCCCTCTTGACGGCAATACTTTCGAGTCATCACTACAGTGTTTGTTTGTCATCGATCTAGTTAACGTATCTGCATAGATGATATCCCCTTTTGCAACATCAATAATTCTCATATCGGCAGAAAGACTTGATACCCTTTTTGTACAACGTACATTGTAATAAACAAGCTCTTTACACTTTAGATCTGCACATTTCACACGTTTTTCATAAAAACTACTATCTTGAAGTGTCGGAGTGCTCACTCTACCCGATATAATTGCCTGGGCTCCAATAATATTTCCAACTTTTACTGCATCCTTTGGATCTACCAAGCCGCTGTTTTGCAGTTTTTGTTCACTAATAATATCGTTAAAATCTTTTCTGCTGACTATAGTAAAATATTTTTTTCTATCAAGTCTAAAACCCGCTAGTTTTGCTTCAACTTTGTCAGAAAGGCCTACTCTATCGTTTTGAAAATATGTTACTGTCACTTTTTTTGTTTGTGAAATTCTATCAACCTCTGCAGGCTCTAATGCAGAGATACCAACTTTTTGTGCACACCCACTAAAAAATATCGCTAATATCGCAACACCCCATAACGTTTTTTTCATCAAGTCCCCTTTGTTGAATCATTTTAGTTAAAAAAAGTTTAACCACATATTAATTTTTTCACTTTTGAAATATCTTTGAATTCATTTTTCTCTATCTTCTCAATTATCTCTTTATATCTTTTTTCATCTTCTAAAACTAAAACCACACTGAGCTCTTTTAAACTTTTTAATTTCGATATTTTTGCACATAAACCGAGTTCTTTCTTCCCTGCTTCTTTGTCTCGTTTAAACTTAATCTTAGCTACTAAAAAGCCGGCTATAAATGTCAAAAAATAATATAGATACTCTTTTTTTAATTCTATCTTGTTCTCTTTTGGTGTATCTAAAAGTTCCTCTTTTTGAAAACTACTTTTTTTAACATCGATTTGTGTCTCTTGGATCTGAAGTGTTTTTAATGCAGCTGATTTAAGATCGTAATAGTGCAGTTGTTTCATAGGGATAGAAAATCCTTTCTCACCTACAAAAGCAAACTTTTGACTCCAAGTGCCTTCGTAACCGTTTTTAGTCAATTTTACGTTTAACTCCGGTTCCTCTTGAAATATTTTTACACCTTTGATCTCAAAACTAAAAGGTTGCAGTTTTTCAAAATTCCCTTCTCCGCTGATAAGAATCTCAAGATGGTAAGGTTCAAACTGACTCACTTTTGGTTCATCTTGGTTTACTTTTAAAGAAAAATTCCCTACAAGAGCTTGGTTTACATCCTTGACATCCAATACAATAGGCTCAAGCGGTAGTGTTTTGATCGAATACTCTTCATATACAGCATTATCACGCCCTAAAACTGTATTTTCGATCGAATCCTTATTTGTCTTTTTCATTCTGGCTTCAAGATTCAAAGAAAACTTTCCACCTTTTTTTACATATAATACAAATTCAAAACTGTTTACCCTATGATTCTCAACAATATTCTCTGTCTCACTTAAAAGTTTGACTGTGTAGTTCTCATTATCTGTTACAGGATTAAACTCGATCACATACAACTCTGATTTATCACTAAATACACACTCATATTTAAAATAAACCGCTTCATTAGTTACAACATCTTTTTTATCCAGTTCCAAGTTCCATGTGTATGTACTTGCTTTTAAAGCAGCACTCAACAGAAAAAACAGTATAAGTACTCTACCAAGGTTTTTTTTCACTAACACCCCTTTTATTAATCAATTCATATTGCGTTGAACTCAGCTTAGATTTTGAACCGCCTAGGTCCATCTTTGCAAGTGAAGATTTTATCTTCTTCCCTCCATCACCTGCACCGCTCGAAGAGCTCTCTATCTTCATGTTTGAGCCCCCTCCGCTTTTAGCACTTTGCGAATTTTTTCTTTCGCTTGCAAGCTCTTTATTTTTCTTCGATTTTTGCATCCCTGTACTCATCTCAGTATTATCAGCTGCACCTTTTATATGCTGCAGGTTTTCATCCGCTTCTTTTGAATACATAAGAGTTAAAGACTTCAAGTATTCCACCCTTGCCTTTGTAAACTGCTTTAAACGGACAAAACAATTTCCTTTATTGTAGTACACAATCGCTTTTATCTTGGGACTGCTTGATTGAACAAGAGAAAAGTCACCTATTGCATCTTCATATTTCCCCTCTTGATAGTTGCTCACGCCCCTTTCAAAAGCCAGGTAATTTTCATTCTTTACAAAATCCAAAGCACTCGCTTGCATCTCTATACCAAAAAGTAAAAAGAGTGGAAGCAGATACTTTTTAAGTGTCGTAGTCGCTACTAAAAACAAGATCAAAGCAATTGCAACAAAATAGTAATACAATTCTTTGTTTTGAACGATCGTATTCTCCTGCATAAAGTTTTCATCTCGCTGCGCACTTAAAGCATCTTCAATAGAAGAGAGCTCTTTTGTATAAATACCACCCGTGGCACTGCTTAAACTCTCTATGGCACTATTTTCACGGCTTACTACAATATCTCCGTTTTCATCTTGGAGTAATGAGCCATCTTTTGTTTTTAGCGTACCTCCAAAACTTGTAG includes these proteins:
- a CDS encoding DUF58 domain-containing protein, coding for MSKLQKILVKARRQVFSEMVGNNPSIFQGEGYDFIELREYMAGDDIRHIDWNITAKMQRPYIKIFREERELNVVVATMLNGSIHFGSKRFKQDVIAELVALLSFSVIKNGDLLTNYNFSDRLISHLKPSKKVFQVHRAVEEILEFDPLNQKADYDNLAQTLFKRIKRKSLIIVIGDFFEIPDFRVLAKKHEVVAVIVRDHLEEKPPEMGFASLVDPESGAVLEGDFNKASVNEYAKRVHAHDRKLYEALRKQQIRFTKIYTDDSVGVALRRVFEGR
- a CDS encoding AAA family ATPase; the encoded protein is MISKIEEVKKEVAKVVVGQEKMIDSLLIALLCEGHILIEGVPGLAKTTTVNALSKALGLDFKRAQFTPDLLPSDILGAEIYDPQNNQFKIKKGPIFTNLLLADEINRAPAKVQSALLEVMQEKQVTIGDTSFKLDLPFFVMATQNPVEQEGVYQLPEAQLDRFMLKLIVGYNTKEEELEIARRISAGNFETIEAVLNKDEIAEIKQAIKNIHVDEEVEKYMIELISATRNPEEYGLEEIKDFIQFGASPRVSIDMFKAVKAMAFMRGKDYVTPVDVAYIVKELMRHRIVLTYEAEADGVTTDEIIQKVLEIVPIP
- a CDS encoding LPP20 family lipoprotein; its protein translation is MRILYFLPLILIFLLSGCGATKEPQVLIKQELPGWYQNPPLSNSATLYAIGEGKNKEEAIANALNYMASTLSISISSSYNAKTTVREGSVNSHEGVYKSDISSDVKKIRISNYEVIQAKSLGFRKYAVLIKSDKQKLFGSLKHEIDQTIALAKANEKNLGDDALGKYLFYKKLQKELENLPHTLVVMKELDNRFNSEVYLQTLNSVNKKYRYYQSNISFSVVSNIANLKAPIAKALSKRNFKVNTASSKMHYKIAINTSVTKANAYGFTLARAELRIVTSNYKGANVASNVFHLVGQSSQGYDVAIQDLVRQLNDKIQKDGIDKVLNINI
- a CDS encoding CsgG/HfaB family protein, whose protein sequence is MKKTLWGVAILAIFFSGCAQKVGISALEPAEVDRISQTKKVTVTYFQNDRVGLSDKVEAKLAGFRLDRKKYFTIVSRKDFNDIISEQKLQNSGLVDPKDAVKVGNIIGAQAIISGRVSTPTLQDSSFYEKRVKCADLKCKELVYYNVRCTKRVSSLSADMRIIDVAKGDIIYADTLTRSMTNKHCSDDSKVLPSRGMSGQSLANSIADAFTYKLTPHYRRFNVVLLEEPDIEYSDRDEKLLEVSLEYIEQGRYDKAEQLLTQLIDSTNQKSYVPFYNLGVIKEAQGKYKEAKEYYGYADNLMIEPIKEINTAIVRIDTLIEKRQRSMEQINR
- a CDS encoding vWA domain-containing protein, coding for MNFLSPEYFWLMLFLVVALVKNDLKFSSFRMLAYVVSFILLVIALARPVIEEKPIKSEELLSDVVLGIDLSYSMQSDDIKPTRLEFAKQQLEKLVKNEHKSRFGVVGFTTNAIILSPLTQDSELLLHLFSSLDQNMILTKGSSVLPALELARKISSAKKVSVVLFSDGGDQKEFSKEIVFAKENNLIVNIFMSATSFGGTLKTKDGSLLQDENGDIVVSRENSAIESLSSATGGIYTKELSSIEDALSAQRDENFMQENTIVQNKELYYYFVAIALILFLVATTTLKKYLLPLFLLFGIEMQASALDFVKNENYLAFERGVSNYQEGKYEDAIGDFSLVQSSSPKIKAIVYYNKGNCFVRLKQFTKARVEYLKSLTLMYSKEADENLQHIKGAADNTEMSTGMQKSKKNKELASERKNSQSAKSGGGSNMKIESSSSGAGDGGKKIKSSLAKMDLGGSKSKLSSTQYELINKRGVSEKKPW